A window of the Candidatus Eremiobacterota bacterium genome harbors these coding sequences:
- a CDS encoding PLP-dependent aminotransferase family protein, which produces MDGMRTGASELSVDLDRRSIVPIYRQIYEKLREGILAGALPEGTRLPPERTLAERLDVNRSTVVHAYRDLAADGLIEQRVGSGSRVASLDGGRPDRASGVPWWVTLPPWRVGQFPAVLGELAASEHGELIGFVQGVPPAEPSPLADLARSFARAGGDVNFVLTYGDSEGYAPLREAIAARMRARGCSVGVRDVLMLTGSTQGITLVAQSLAEPGDEIVCEAPTYPGALQIFQIAGLRAITVPVDEDGMRVDHVEAILRTRRPRFIYTMPAMHNPTGVTMNADRRDRLVTLAKRHGVPLVEDDPYGELADPPAPPLLARDAEYVIYISSFSKTIAPSLRLGWLVAPRTIYERLLLRKQSIDMASSMYIQAGVRGYLESDYDAHLVALRAELAQRRALAYAAIERWWPPAMRAARGGDGYYLWATAPRESRARALLANSERRGASFLFGEAFFAQSGGDHNFRLALTPVPRDAIAEGIRRIGEAAR; this is translated from the coding sequence ATGGACGGCATGCGGACCGGCGCCTCGGAGCTTTCGGTCGACCTCGACCGCCGCAGCATCGTCCCGATCTACCGCCAGATCTACGAGAAGCTGCGCGAGGGGATCCTGGCCGGCGCGCTCCCCGAAGGGACGCGCCTGCCACCGGAGCGGACCCTGGCCGAGCGGCTCGACGTCAACCGCTCGACGGTCGTCCATGCCTACCGCGACCTCGCCGCCGACGGCCTGATCGAGCAGCGCGTCGGCTCGGGCTCGCGGGTCGCTTCGCTCGACGGCGGCCGGCCCGACCGCGCGTCCGGCGTGCCGTGGTGGGTGACGCTCCCGCCCTGGCGGGTCGGCCAGTTTCCCGCGGTCCTCGGGGAGCTCGCCGCCAGCGAGCACGGCGAGCTGATCGGCTTCGTGCAAGGCGTTCCGCCGGCCGAACCCTCGCCGCTCGCCGACCTCGCGCGCTCGTTCGCGCGCGCCGGTGGCGACGTGAACTTCGTGCTGACGTACGGCGACAGCGAAGGCTATGCGCCGCTGCGCGAAGCGATCGCGGCGCGAATGCGCGCGCGCGGCTGCAGCGTCGGCGTGCGCGACGTGCTGATGCTGACGGGTTCCACCCAGGGCATTACGCTGGTGGCACAATCGTTGGCGGAACCCGGCGATGAGATCGTGTGCGAGGCGCCGACCTATCCGGGCGCGCTGCAGATCTTCCAGATCGCCGGCTTGCGCGCGATCACCGTCCCGGTCGACGAGGACGGGATGCGCGTCGACCACGTCGAGGCGATCCTGCGCACGCGGCGGCCGCGCTTCATCTACACGATGCCGGCGATGCACAACCCGACCGGCGTGACGATGAACGCCGACCGGCGCGACCGCCTGGTGACGCTCGCGAAGCGCCACGGGGTCCCGCTCGTCGAAGACGACCCGTACGGCGAGCTCGCCGATCCGCCGGCGCCGCCGCTGCTCGCGCGCGACGCGGAGTACGTCATCTACATCTCCTCGTTCTCGAAGACGATCGCGCCCTCGCTGCGCCTCGGCTGGCTGGTCGCGCCGCGCACGATCTACGAGCGCTTGCTGCTGCGGAAGCAGTCGATCGACATGGCATCGTCGATGTACATCCAGGCCGGCGTGCGCGGCTATCTCGAAAGCGACTACGACGCGCACCTGGTCGCGCTGCGCGCGGAGCTGGCGCAGCGGCGCGCGCTCGCGTACGCCGCGATCGAGCGCTGGTGGCCGCCCGCGATGCGCGCCGCGCGCGGCGGCGACGGTTACTACCTGTGGGCGACCGCGCCGCGCGAGTCGCGCGCGCGCGCGCTGCTGGCGAACTCCGAGCGGCGCGGCGCGTCGTTTTTGTTCGGCGAAGCGTTCTTCGCCCAGTCGGGCGGCGACCACAACTTCCGCCTCGCGCTGACGCCGGTTCCCCGTGACGCGATCGCGGAGGGGATTCGGCGCATCGGGGAGGCCGCGCGCTGA